The following are from one region of the Lytechinus variegatus isolate NC3 chromosome 4, Lvar_3.0, whole genome shotgun sequence genome:
- the LOC121412648 gene encoding organic cation transporter protein-like, whose translation MVRLDDILVDIGQFGSFQKRVFAILCLIVFTSSWQSMITVFLAATSDHWCAVPQWNDFDCSAAGLSDKSCMLAMKNASIPVNYTTDNELVYAQCVKYNVSGVAFDPSVDPFNDHSWPTSQVIECDDGWVYDRSQYKSSIVTDYDLVCDKGDLFQVSQSVFYAGYLAGSIINGSLADVVGRWWTLMVLMVVRLVVGVALAFSPNWYVFTVLRFFQGYAAISIYIISFIVGTEFVGPSKRNVTGIMFVVPFAIGYVCLAGIAYFVRYWRTLELICASPALIYIVLMFFLPESVRWQISVGRYDKAEKTLEKIADSNNKSLSGPIFSNEFKKEQEVAPKERRATGLDLFRYPRMRLRTINLIFNWMVNAMVYHGLSLNTSNLGVNDYVAFAVSGAVEVPAYLISVFAIEIKIIGRKISLSTCLLVGGVACLCTTFIPPGAALTSVAMIGKFGISASFAILYLYTAELYPTNIRSAAMGTCSMFSRISGILAPLILTLARIWTPLPLVIYGSVSVIAGLLTLFLPETLGQKLPETIEEGENFGINSDEDKSSSGKNGIYILNQEGKEDKKDKEEKGVVTTNEYDNPSFDIQDEKYDGKRESSVQVDLS comes from the exons ATGGTTCGTTTGGACGATATTTTGGTGGACATTGGTCAGTTCGGGTCTTTTCAGAAGAGGGTTTTTGCCATCTTATGTCTGATTGTTTTCACTTCCTCGTGGCAGTCAATGATTACCGTTTTCCTTGCAGCAACATCGGACCACTGGTGCGCG GTGCCACAATGGAACGACTTCGACTGCAGCGCTGCCGGACTCAGCGACAAATCGTGCATGCTCGCTATGAAGAACGCCAGCATACCCGTCAACTACACGACCGACAACGAACTCGTGTACGCGCAGTGCGTGAAATACAACGTGTCTGGTGTTGCGTTTGATCCAAGCGTCGATCCATTCAATGACCACAGCTGGCCGACATCGCAAGTCATCGAATGCGACGACGGATGGGTGTACGACAGAAGTCAATACAAATCGTCCATTGTCACTGAT TATGACCTGGTGTGTGACAAGGGAGATCTTTTTCAAGTATCTCAATCCGTTTTCTACGCCGGATATTTAGCCGGTTCGATTATCAACGGTTCACTGGCCGATGT TGTGGGACGATGGTGGACGTTGATGGTACTGATGGTTGTTCGGCTTGTTGTCGGTGTTGCTTTGGCATTCTCACCAAATTGGTATGTCTTCACTGTTCTACGGTTCTTCCAGGGGTATGCTGCCATCTCCATCTACATTATCTCTTTCATCGTGG GAACTGAGTTCGTCGGGCCATCGAAACGTAATGTCACTGGTATAATGTTCGTAGTGCCTTTTGCTATTGGCTACGTGTGTCTTGCGGGGATTGCGTACTTTGTGCGATACTGGAGAACCTTAGAACTAATTTGCGCTTCGCCAGCACTTATCTACATAGTCTTGATGTT CTTTCTTCCTGAATCTGTGCGTTGGCAAATATCGGTGGGAAGGTACGATAAAGCAGAAAAGACCTTGGAAAAAATCGCAGACTCCAACAACAAATCTCTGTCAGGTCCGATCTTCAGCAATGAATTCAAGAAAGAACAA GAAGTTGCACCGAAGGAAAGAAGAGCCACAGGATTAGATTTATTCCGCTATCCTCGAATGAGACTAAGAACCATCAACCTTATTTTCAACTG GATGGTGAATGCTATGGTTTACCACGGTCTATCATTAAACACTTCTAACCTCGGTGTCAACGACTACGTCGCTTTCGCAGTCTCAGGAGCCGTCGAGGTACCGGCATACTTAATCTCCGTGTTCGCTATCGAGATCAAGATCATCGGTCGGAAGATAAGCCTCAGCACATGTTTGTTGGTAGGCGGTGTCGCCTGCCTCTGTACAACTTTTATAC CACCTGGGGCTGCACTCACATCCGTCGCCATGATTGGTAAATTTGGAATTTCAGCGTCATTTGCGATCCTGTATCTCTATACTGCGGAACTCTACCCAACCAACATTAG GAGTGCGGCTATGGGTACGTGTTCGATGTTTTCACGCATCTCTGGTATATTGGCGCCACTCATACTCACACTGGCAAGGATTTGGACTCCACTTCCACTGGTCATCTACGGATCTGTCTCGGTCATTGCCGGTCTCCTCACCCTCTTCCTGCCCGAAACGTTGGGGCAGAAACTTCCCGAGACCATCGAAGAAGGCGAAAATTTTGGGAT AAATTCTGACGAGGACAAATCCTCCTCTGGTAAAAACGGCATCTACATTCTCAATCAGGAGGGTAAAGAAGATAAGAAGGATAAAGAGGAGAAGGGTGTGGTCACAACCAATGAGTACGATAATCCTTCATTTGATATCCAGGACGAGAAATATGACGGCAAAAGGGAGAGTAGCGTCCAAGTCGACTTGTCCTAA